A genomic segment from Drosophila miranda strain MSH22 chromosome 3, D.miranda_PacBio2.1, whole genome shotgun sequence encodes:
- the LOC108158090 gene encoding titin isoform X6, whose translation MAGESPASNSSESSPVQRQLNGSVDSGIAVLEVETPTLRRRQRLQQCQRILQVLQRDHSTHRLLRDRLSKIADRKWKKEEASEQQSCNVCCADLDQSSPKTYVTCCTCGKYVCRGPKCADWRPKDADWECQLCHSSKESLAHTSSWVAEQMSFNQHKFVYPMRARSEVYIPITGDGDGDANDSTMHIESISQIGQSVHLDERAKIRAYVEEIVAEMLGGSLDHIKVGQLSKSENYLQFFHKFHAKLSNLLINVESDLLKGDLPAIVNGSNSNSNNNNNGDSESLADISQTRLRSLIETIIAETLRNSALSVSGAVSEISLDTRSLAAELPNNGNGQKRRHRTEHYFEPKIYQDLLATAVLNKIADKEGNTRLISVSTPDLSGHLIDENYNAEALSTTSGSSIEPRSDCSLTDHELALDTGKSQSLQADLERESVLSDYIAAHMVPLPDFSASVTESEDDVGSISSSMIGDGTWEDNWLFKKKRSSVQSSVTPSSIGMLVPAPMENVRAQIGDRTADEVSDLSELGSDVEDNSLDLLRCNDLNDRLLSKHLIGGQNTKLVLDELVDRTSLISHTLPEEHEPAFTETTNTFVVASSAAPSDIIVSLPSPMVFQDDSLNEELVQTPIAAQGETDELASLEGCIGYSTVEYIDEEQMRQTTPSVIEILAAIALGPMLAVPASEQPGVITPSEMHTLKELSDLALAEINARTMDLAHHSLDIIEEETTELMPLTGSVSEPSTINVHPSTLTDPTTNHHSTETTAAQEPKVVPKPTIDSDAPIHNPSTTEILTEDKPAALDPPAAVEISPDAENVAVVSPETVEITPETETVAVDPPAPVEIMSETATVAVDPAAALEIAPAAETVAVDPPAPVEIIPETEIVAVHLPAAGEISPETDTIAVDPAPPAAVEITPAAETVAVDPPAAVEIITEPETVAVDPQAAALEIIPDAETVAVDPPAPVEIIPETETVAADPAPPAAVEITPAAETVAVDPPAAVEIITEPETVAVDPQAAALEIIPDAETVAVDPPAPVEIIPETETVAADPAPPAAVEITPAAETVAVDPPAAAEISPETEIVAVDPPAALEITPAAETVAVDPPAAVVIIPETEIVAVGPPAAVEIMSETATVAVDPAAALEIAPAAETVAVDPPAAAEIIPETEIVAVDLPAALEITPAAETVAVDPPAAVVIIPETEIVAVGPPAAVEIMSETATVAVDPAAALEIAPAAETVAVDPPAAAEIIPETEIVAVDPPAAAEIIPETEIVAVDLPAALEITPAAETVAVDPQAAALEIIPDAETVAVDPPAPVEIIPEAETVAVDPAPPVAVEITPAAETVAVDPPAAAEIIPETEIVAVDPPAALEITPAAETVAVDPQAAALEIIPDAEIVAVDLSEAAEIIPETEIVAVDLPAALEITPAAETVAVDPQAAALEIIPDAETVAVDLSEAAEIIPETEIVAVDPPAALEITPAAETVAVDPQAAALEIIPDAETVAVDPPAPVEIIPETETVAADPAPPAAVEITPASETVAVDLPAAAEIIPETEIVAVDLPAALEITPAAETVAVDPQAAALEIIPDAETVAVDPPAPVEIIPETETVAADPAPPAAVEITPAAETVAVDPPAAAEIIPETEIVAVDLPAALEITPAAETVAVDPQAAALEIIPDAETVAVDPPAPVEIIPETETVAADPAPPAAVEITPAAETVAVDPPAAAEIIPETEIVAVDLPAALEITPAAETVAVDPQAAALEIIPDAETVAVDPPAPVEIIPETETVAADPAPPAAVEITPAAETLAVDPPAAAEIIPETEIVAVDPPAALEITPAAETVAVDPQAAALEIIPDAETVAVDLSEAAEIIPETEIVVVDPPAAMEITPAAETVAVDPQAAALEIIPDAETVAVDPPAPVEIIPETETVAADPAPPAAVEITPAAETVAVDLPAAAEIIPETEIVAVDLPAALEITPAAETVAVDPQAAALEIIPDAETVAVDLSEAAEIIPETEIVAVDLPAALEITPAAETVAVDPPAPVEIIPETETVAADPAPPAAVEITPAAETVAVDPPAAAEIIPETEIVAVDPPAALEITPAAETVAVDPQAAALEIIPDAETVAVDLSETAEIIPETEIVAVDPPAALEITPAAETVAVDPQAAALEIIPDAETVAVDPPAPVEIIPETETVAADPAPPAAVEITPAAETVAVDPPAAAEIIPETEIVAVDPPAALEITPAAETVAVDPQAAALEIIPDAETVAVDLPAAAEIIPETDTVAVDPAPPAALEITPAAETVAVDPPAPVEIIPETETVAADPAPPAAVEITPAAETVALDPPAAAEIIPETEIVAVDLPAALEITPAAETVAVDPQAAALEIIPDAETVAVDPPAPVEINPETETVAADPAPLAALEITPAAETVAVDPPAAAEIIPETDTVAVDPAPPAALEIIPAAETVAVDPPAPVEIIPETETVAADPAPPAAVEITPAAETVALDPPAAAEIIPETEIVAVDLPAALEITPAAETVAVDPQAAALEIIPDAETVAVDLSEAAEIIPETEIVAVDLPAALEITPAAETVAVDPQAAALEIIPDAETVAVDPPAPVEINPETETVAADPAPLAALEITPAAETVAVDLPAAAEIIPETDTVAVDPAPPAALEITPAAETVAVDPPAPVEIIPETETVAADPAPPAAVEITPAAETVALDPPAAAEIIPETEIVAVDLPAALEITPAAETVAVDPQAAALEIIPDAETVAVDLSEAAEIIPETEIVAVDLPAALEITPAAETVAVDPQAAALEIIPDAETVAVDPPAPVEINPETETVAADPAPPAALEITPAAETVAVDPPAAAESIPETEIVAVDLPATLEIAPAAETVAVDPPAAVEIITEPETVAVDPQAAALEIAPAAETVAVDPPAPVEIIPETETVAVDPSPPAVVEIIAETESVVLVPTGAVEFIPETQTKAEEIPAVEVEAKSVSDLGPNALIDDTQLLSCVPKPLKESDNMDASTLEPSSECIPAQTSVEYTKSDSSALGSIAEREVKKWYNAVEMPNNPYAPDALKQRISGTQERYMDVPNISPSAEQKALAAALTEDGDPAPPSTDYQRYSRDYYINNAPNGTEVNGIVRRASSGAEKQPSAEDVEQDIVITEAAQNASTTAKEQDKEQESVAANVYTALPAQVFDDLLETQSNPSLHSLQTTTTTSDESETVRVYDFNKQETTVIRPAPAEQQPSSSTTSSMESAQSASVSSSSIDASVSKKRERPVVLQFGPADSVPTIGSPVNTPTRGSTPPAFRFLQPKRRLIEPSQVLSVDEDDVMEPNTPVAEKPAVEDEVVHAMPSVKALAQAFLLTSKAQQAERRWRSKVRLSLPADTSDKSPTSLARRHKLEHAVSMAEVADESTIASDLSSLETDPSIQSDGSTNPPIASPVTPVPVRHGFLRSNIAFFENLKFK comes from the exons ATCTGCCGGCCATTGTCAAtgggagcaacagcaacagcaacaataacaacaatgGAGACTCCGAGTCTCTGGCAGACATCTCGCAGACCCGTCTACGGAGTCTCATCGAGACCATCATAGCGGAGACGCTGCGCAACAGTGCCCTGAGCGTGAGCGGAGCCGTCTCGGAGATCAGCCTGGACACCCGCTCGCTGGCCGCCGAGCTGCCGAACAATGGGAATGGGCAGAAGCGCCGACATCGCACGGAGCACTACTTCGAGCCGAAGATTTATCAGGATCTGCTGGCCACAGCGGTGCTCAATAAG ATTGCCGATAAGGAAGGGAACACAAGGTTAATATCGGTGAGCACACCAGACTTGAGTGGTCACCTCATTGATGAGAATTACAATGCCGAAGCGTTGAGCACCACGTCCGGTAGTTCCATTGAGCCCCGAAGCGATTGCAGCCTCACCGACCATGAATTGGCCCTGGAT ACTGGCAAATCCCAGTCCCTGCAGGCGGATTTGGAGCGTGAATCGGTTTTGAGTGATTATATAGCCGCCCACATGGTTCCCCTTCCGGACTTTTCGGCATCTGTTACTGAATCGGAGGATG ATGTTGGATCAATCTCCTCGAGCATGATCGGCGATGGCACTTGGGAGGATAACTGGCTATTCAAGAAGAAACGCAGCTCCGTGCAGAGCTCGGTCACGCCGAGCAGCATTGGCATGCTGGTGCCGGCTCCCATGGAGAATGTGCGTGCCCAAATCGGCGATAGGACTGCGGACGAGGTCAGCGATCTGTCGGAGCTGGGATCGGATGTGGAGGACAATTCGCTTGATTTGCTGCGCTGCAACGATCTAAACGATCGCCTGCTGAGCAAGCATCTGATCGGTGGTCAGAACACAAAACTTGTGCTAGACGAGCTCGTAGATCGGACCAGCCTGATCTCCCACACCCTACCGGAGGAGCATGAGCCCGCATTTACGGAAACCACAAACACGTTCGTCGTAGCATCCTCGGCCGCGCCATCTGATATTATAGTTTCACTACCATCACCCATGGTGTTTCAAGATGACTCACTGAACGAGGAGCTGGTCCAGACTCCCATTGCAG CCCAAGGCGAAACTGACGAACTGGCCAGCCTCGAAGGTTGCATTGGTTACAGCACAGTAGAATACATTGATGAAGAGCAGATGCGCCAAACCACACCGTCAGTTATCGAGATACTAGCCGCCATTGCCTTGGGACCGATGCTAGCAGTCCCAGCATCGGAGCAGCCGGGGGTCATAACTCCGAGTGAGATGCATACACTCAAGGAGCTAAGCGACTTGGCGCTGGCCGAAATAAACGCTCGCACAATGGACCTGGCGCACCATTCACTTGACATCATAGAAGAGGAGACAACCGAATTGATGCCGTTGACCGGGAGTGTCTCAGAACCTTCCACTATAAATGTCCATCCATCAACTCTGACAGACCCAACAACAAACCACCATTCTACAGAAACAACAGCCGCCCAGGAGCCAAAAGTGGTACCAAAACCTACCATAGACAGTGATGCGCCCATACATAACCCATCGACAACAGAAATTCTAACAGAAGATAAACCAGCAGCATTGGATCCTCCGGCAGCAGTGGAAATCAGTCCAGACGCAGAAAACGTAGCTGTGGTTTCTCCGGAAACAGTGGAAATTACTCCAGAGACTGAAACTGTAGCTGTGGATCCTCCGGCGCCAGTGGAAATCATGTCAGAAACAGCAACCGTAGCTGTGGATCCGGCAGCTGCACTGGAAATCGCTCCAGCCGCAGAAACCGTAGCTGTGGATCCTCCCGCACCAGTGGAAATCATTCCGGAAACGGAAATCGTAGCTGTGCATCTACCAGCAGCAGGGGAAATCAGTCCTGAAACGGACACTATTGCTGTTGatcctgctcctccagcagcagTGGAAATCACTCCAGCAGCAGAAACTGTAGCTGTGGATCCTCCAGCAGCAGTGGAAATCATTACAGAACCTGAAACCGTAGCTGTGGATCCTCAGGCAGCAGCATTGGAAATCATTCCAGACGCAGAAACCGTAGCTGTGGATCCTCCCGCACCAGTGGAAATCATTCCGGAAACAgaaactgttgctgctgatcctgctcctccagcagcagTGGAAATCACTCCAGCAGCAGAAACTGTAGCTGTGGATCCTCCAGCAGCAGTGGAAATCATTACAGAACCTGAAACCGTAGCTGTGGATCCTCAGGCAGCAGCATTGGAAATCATTCCAGACGCAGAAACCGTAGCTGTGGATCCTCCCGCACCAGTGGAAATCATTCCGGAAACAgaaactgttgctgctgatcctgctcctccagcagcagTGGAAATCACTCCAGCAGCAGAAACTGTAGCTGTGGatcctccagcagcagcggaaaTCAGTCCGGAAACGGAAATCGTAGCTGTAGATCCGCCAGCTGCATTGGAAATCACTCCAGCCGCAGAAACCGTAGCTGTGGATCCTCCAGCAGCAGTGGTAATCATTCCGGAAACGGAAATCGTAGCTGTGGGTCCTCCAGCAGCAGTGGAAATCATGTCAGAAACAGCAACCGTAGCTGTGGATCCGGCAGCTGCACTGGAAATCGCTCCAGCCGCAGAAACCGTAGCTGTGGatcctccagcagcagcggaaaTCATTCCGGAAACGGAAATCGTAGCTGTGGATCTGCCAGCTGCATTGGAAATCACTCCAGCCGCAGAAACCGTAGCTGTGGATCCTCCAGCAGCAGTGGTAATCATTCCGGAAACGGAAATCGTAGCTGTGGGTCCTCCAGCAGCAGTGGAAATCATGTCAGAAACAGCAACCGTAGCTGTGGATCCGGCAGCTGCACTGGAAATCGCTCCAGCCGCAGAAACCGTAGCTGTGGatcctccagcagcagcggaaaTCATTCCGGAAACGGAAATCGTAGCTGTGGatcctccagcagcagctgaaatCATTCCGGAAACGGAAATCGTAGCTGTGGATCTGCCAGCTGCATTGGAAATCACTCCAGCCGCAGAAACCGTAGCTGTGGATCCTCAGGCAGCAGCATTGGAAATCATTCCAGACGCAGAAACCGTAGCTGTGGATCCTCCCGCACCAGTGGAAATCATTCCGGAAGCAGAAACTGTTGCTGTTGACCCTGCTCCTCCAGTAGCAGTGGAAATCACTCCAGCAGCAGAAACTGTAGCTGTGGatcctccagcagcagcggagaTCATTCCGGAAACGGAAATCGTAGCTGTGGATCCGCCAGCTGCATTGGAAATCACTCCAGCCGCAGAAACCGTAGCTGTGGATCCTCAGGCAGCAGCATTGGAAATCATTCCAGACGCAGAAATCGTAGCTGTGGATCTTTCAGAAGCAGCGGAGATCATTCCGGAAACGGAAATCGTAGCTGTGGATCTGCCAGCTGCATTGGAAATCACTCCAGCCGCAGAAACCGTAGCTGTGGATCCTCAGGCAGCAGCATTGGAAATCATTCCAGACGCAGAAACCGTAGCTGTGGATCTTTCAGAAGCAGCGGAGATCATTCCGGAAACGGAAATCGTAGCTGTGGACCCGCCAGCTGCATTGGAAATCACTCCAGCCGCTGAAACCGTAGCTGTGGATCCTCAGGCAGCAGCACTGGAAATCATTCCAGACGCAGAAACCGTAGCTGTGGATCCTCCCGCACCAGTGGAAATCATTCCAGAAACAgaaactgttgctgctgatcctgctcctccagcagcagTGGAAATAACTCCAGCATCAGAAACTGTAGCTGTGGATcttccagcagcagcggagaTCATTCCGGAAACGGAAATCGTAGCTGTGGATCTGCCAGCTGCATTGGAAATCACCCCAGCCGCTGAAACCGTAGCTGTGGATCCTCAGGCAGCAGCATTGGAAATCATTCCAGACGCAGAAACCGTAGCTGTGGATCCCCCCGCACCAGTGGAAATCATTCCAGAAACAgaaactgttgctgctgatcctgctcctccagcagcagTGGAAATCACTCCAGCAGCAGAAACTGTAGCTGTGGatcctccagcagcagcggaaaTCATTCCGGAAACGGAAATCGTAGCTGTGGATTTGCCAGCTGCATTGGAAATCACTCCAGCCGCTGAAACCGTAGCTGTGGATCCTCAGGCAGCAGCATTGGAAATCATTCCAGACGCAGAAACCGTAGCTGTGGATCCCCCCGCACCAGTGGAAATCATTCCAGAAACAgaaactgttgctgctgatcctgctcctccagcagcagTGGAAATCACTCCAGCAGCAGAAACTGTAGCTGTGGatcctccagcagcagcggaaaTCATTCCGGAAACGGAAATCGTAGCTGTGGATTTGCCAGCTGCATTGGAAATCACTCCAGCCGCTGAAACCGTAGCTGTGGATCCTCAGGCAGCAGCATTGGAAATCATTCCAGACGCAGAAACCGTAGCTGTGGATCCCCCCGCACCAGTGGAAATCATTCCAGAAACAgaaactgttgctgctgatcctgctcctccagcagcagTGGAAATCACTCCAGCAGCAGAAACTCTAGCTGTGGatcctccagcagcagcggagaTCATTCCGGAAACGGAAATCGTAGCTGTGGATCCGCCAGCTGCATTGGAAATCACTCCAGCCGCAGAAACCGTAGCTGTGGATCCTCAGGCAGCAGCATTGGAAATCATTCCAGACGCAGAAACCGTAGCTGTGGATCTTTCAGAAGCAGCGGAGATCATTCCGGAAACGGAAATCGTAGTTGTGGACCCGCCAGCTGCAATGGAAATCACTCCAGCCGCTGAAACCGTAGCTGTGGATCCTCAGGCAGCAGCACTGGAAATCATTCCAGACGCAGAAACCGTAGCTGTGGATCCTCCCGCACCAGTGGAAATCATTCCAGAAACAgaaactgttgctgctgatcctgctcctccagcagcagTGGAAATAACTCCAGCAGCAGAAACTGTAGCTGTGGATcttccagcagcagcggagaTCATTCCGGAAACGGAAATCGTAGCTGTGGATCTGCCAGCTGCATTGGAAATCACTCCAGCCGCTGAAACCGTAGCTGTGGATCCTCAGGCAGCAGCACTGGAAATCATTCCAGACGCAGAAACCGTAGCTGTGGATCTTTCAGAAGCAGCGGAGATCATTCCGGAAACGGAAATCGTAGCTGTGGATCTGCCAGCTGCATTGGAAATCACTCCAGCCGCAGAAACCGTAGCTGTGGATCCTCCCGCACCAGTGGAAATCATTCCGGAAACAgaaactgttgctgctgatcctgctcctccagcagcagTGGAAATCACTCCAGCAGCAGAAACTGTAGCTGTGGatcctccagcagcagcggagaTCATTCCGGAAACGGAAATCGTAGCTGTGGATCCGCCAGCTGCATTGGAAATCACTCCAGCCGCAGAAACCGTAGCTGTGGATCCTCAGGCAGCAGCATTGGAAATCATTCCAGACGCAGAAACCGTAGCTGTGGATCTTTCAGAAACAGCGGAGATCATTCCGGAAACGGAAATCGTAGCTGTGGACCCGCCAGCTGCATTGGAAATCACTCCAGCCGCTGAAACCGTAGCTGTGGATCCTCAGGCAGCAGCACTGGAAATCATTCCAGACGCAGAAACCGTAGCTGTGGATCCTCCCGCACCAGTGGAAATCATTCCAGAAACAgaaactgttgctgctgatcctgctcctccagcagcagTGGAAATCACTCCAGCAGCAGAAACTGTAGCTGTGGatcctccagcagcagcggaaaTCATTCCGGAAACGGAAATCGTAGCTGTGGATCCGCCAGCTGCATTGGAAATCACTCCAGCCGCAGAAACCGTAGCTGTGGATCCACAGGCAGCAGCACTGGAAATCATTCCAGACGCAGAAACCGTAGCTGTGGATCTTCCAGCAGCAGCCGAAATCATTCCGGAAACGGACACTGTTGCTGTTGatcctgctcctccagcagcATTGGAAATCACTCCAGCCGCAGAAACCGTAGCTGTGGATCCTCCCGCACCAGTGGAAATCATTCCGGAAACAgaaactgttgctgctgaccctgctcctccagcagcagTGGAAATCACTCCAGCAGCAGAAACTGTAGCTTTGGatcctccagcagcagcggaaaTCATTCCGGAAACGGAAATCGTAGCTGTGGATCTGCCAGCTGCATTGGAAATCACTCCAGCCGCTGAAACCGTAGCTGTGGATCCTCAG GCAGCAGCACTGGAAATCATTCCAGACGCAGAAACCGTAGCTGTGGATCCTCCCGCACCAGTAGAAATCAATCCAGAAACAgaaactgttgctgctgaccCTGCTCCTCTAGCAGCATTGGAAATCACTCCAGCAGCAGAAACTGTAGCTGTGGatcctccagcagcagcggaaaTCATTCCGGAAACGGACACTGTTGCTGTTGatcctgctcctccagcagcATTGGAAATCATTCCAGCCGCAGAAACCGTAGCTGTGGATCCTCCCGCACCAGTGGAAATCATTCCGGAAACAgaaactgttgctgctgaccctgctcctccagcagcagTGGAAATCACTCCAGCAGCAGAAACTGTAGCTTTGGatcctccagcagcagcggaaaTCATTCCGGAAACGGAAATCGTAGCTGTGGATCTGCCAGCTGCATTGGAAATCACTCCAGCCGCTGAAACCGTAGCTGTGGATCCTCAGGCAGCAGCATTGGAAATCATTCCAGACGCAGAAACCGTAGCTGTGGATCTTTCAGAAGCAGCGGAGATCATTCCGGAAACGGAAATCGTAGCTGTGGATCTGCCAGCTGCATTGGAAATCACTCCAGCCGCTGAAACCGTAGCTGTGGATCCTCAGGCAGCAGCACTGGAAATCATTCCAGACGCAGAAACCGTAGCTGTGGATCCTCCCGCACCAGTAGAAATCAATCCAGAAACAgaaactgttgctgctgaccCTGCTCCTCTAGCAGCATTGGAAATCACTCCAGCAGCAGAAACTGTAGCTGTGGATCTTCCAGCAGCAGCCGAAATCATTCCGGAAACGGACACTGTTGCTGTTGatcctgctcctccagcagcATTGGAAATCACTCCAGCCGCAGAAACCGTAGCTGTGGATCCTCCCGCACCAGTGGAAATCATTCCGGAAACAgaaactgttgctgctgaccctgctcctccagcagcagTGGAAATCACTCCAGCAGCAGAAACTGTAGCTTTGGatcctccagcagcagcggaaaTCATTCCGGAAACGGAAATCGTAGCTGTGGATCTGCCAGCTGCATTGGAAATCACTCCAGCCGCTGAAACCGTAGCTGTGGATCCTCAGGCAGCAGCATTGGAAATCATTCCAGACGCAGAAACCGTAGCTGTGGATCTTTCAGAAGCAGCGGAGATCATTCCGGAAACGGAAATCGTAGCTGTGGATCTGCCAGCTGCATTGGAAATCACTCCAGCCGCTGAAACCGTAGCTGTGGATCCTCAGGCAGCAGCACTGGAAATCATTCCAGACGCAGAAACCGTAGCTGTGGATCCTCCCGCACCAGTAGAAATCAATCCAGAAACAgaaactgttgctgctgaccctgctcctccagcagcATTGGAAATCACTCCAGCAGCAGAAACTGTAGCTGTGGatcctccagcagcagcggaaaGCATTCCGGAAACGGAAATCGTAGCTGTGGATCTGCCAGCTACATTGGAAATCGCTCCAGCCGCAGAAACCGTAGCTGTGGATCCTCCAGCAGCAGTGGAAATCATTACAGAACCTGAAACCGTAGCTGTTGATCCTCAGGCAGCAGCATTGGAAATCGCTCCAGCCGCAGAAACCGTAGCTGTGGATCCTCCTGCACCAGTGGAAATCATTCCGGAAACAGAAACTGTTGCTGTTGATCCTTCTCCTCCAGCAGTAGTGGAAATCATTGCAGAGACAGAATCGGTGGTTTTGGTTCCTACCGGTGCAGTGGAATTCATTCCGGAGACACAAACTAAAGCTGAGGAAATACCAGCTGTTGAAGTGGAGGCTAAGAGCGTTTCAGACCTTGGTCCGAATGCTTTAATCGACGATACGCAGTTGTTAAGTTGTGTTCCGAAACCGCTAAAAGAGTCAGATAACATGGACGCATCAACATTGGAACCATCATCGGAATGCATTCCAGCGCAAACATCCGTAGAATACACTAAGAGCGATAGTTCCGCTCTAG GTTCCATTGCTGAGCGCGAGGTCAAGAAGTGGTACAATGCCGTCGAAATGCCCAACAACCCTTATGCGCCCGACGCTCTGAAGCAGCGTATCAGTGGCACCCAGGAGCGGTACATGGATGTGCCAAATATCAGTCCCAGTGCCGAGCAGAAGGCTCTGGCCGCCGCCCTCACTGAAGATGGCGACCCGGCGCCACCTTCAACCGACTACCAACG CTACAGCCGCGACTACTACATCAACAATGCCCCCAATGGCACAGAAGTAAACGGAATCGTACGGAGAGCATCGTCCGGCGCAGAGAAGCAGCCGTCCGCAGAGGATGTTGAGCAGGACATAGTTATCACCGAG GCGGCTCAAAACGCAAGCACAACTGCAAAAGAGCAGGATAAGGAACAGGAATCAGTTGCGGCTAACGTTTACACGGCCTTGCCAGCTCAGGTATTTGACGATTTGCTAGAGACCCAGTCGAACCCATCGCTTCACTCCCTGCAAACAACGACAACCACCAGCGATGAATCCGAAACGGTGCGCGTCTACGACTTTAACAAGCAGGAGACCACGGTCATCAGACCTGCCCCTGCGGAGCAGCAGCCGAGCTCCTCCACGACATCATCCATGGAGTCAGCTCAGAGCGCATCGGTGTCCTCTTCCTCCATAGACGCATCTGTGTCCAAAAAGCGTGAGCGACCAGTTGTCCTACAGTTTGGCCCTGCCGACTCGGTACCCACAATCGGTTCGCCAGTGAACACCCCCACAAGAGGCTCAACGCCCCCGGCGTTCCGCTTTCTCCAGCCAAAACGACGCCTCATCGAGCCGAGTCAAGTGTTGTCTGTGGACGAAGATGATGTG ATGGAGCCTAATACACCCGTCGCCGAGAAGCCCGCCGTAGAAGATGAGGTGGTGCATGCAATGCCGTCAGTGAAAGCTCTGGCCCAGGCCTTCCTCTTGACCAGCAAAGCCCAGCAAGCCGAGCGACGATGGCGATCAAAG GTTCGGCTATCCTTACCAGCTGATACGTCAGACAAGTCTCCTACCTCCCTAGCACGGCGACACAAGCTGGAGCATGCTGTTTCCATGGCAGAGGTAGCCGATGAATCCACGATCGCCTCTGACTTATCATCCCTCGAAAC GGATCCATCTATTCAATCGGACGGTTCCACGAACCCACCTATCGCCTCTCCTGTGACCCCAGTCCCCGTACGTCATGGCTTTCTCCGGAGCAATATTGCTTTCTTTGAGAActtaaagtttaagtga